The proteins below are encoded in one region of Sulfolobus sp. A20:
- a CDS encoding Rossmann-like domain-containing protein — protein sequence MKSKIIDYLISYAKENDTSIKEVTIGVGWTYVLSKNLGLALTYISGGRGEIREVGKLEEKSVGELAELLKSWNLLEASVGLASINSIIDPKGDREGSGLDLALEVGKGKRIVMIGKFPRIEEFKKVAREFVVLEINPYLVDPSNEVYLSTASEYFIPNADVVIITASAIINKSIDRLLELSRNAYTILVGPSTPMLDTLFEFGVDALAGIKVNNAQRLMKKIRQGLGMIDPKKLEGDLSFIIKFR from the coding sequence ATGAAAAGTAAAATAATAGATTATTTGATATCTTATGCAAAGGAAAACGATACGAGTATAAAAGAGGTGACCATTGGCGTAGGATGGACTTATGTTTTATCTAAAAATCTAGGCTTAGCTTTAACATACATTTCTGGAGGAAGAGGTGAAATTAGAGAAGTCGGCAAGTTAGAGGAGAAGAGTGTTGGAGAACTTGCAGAGTTATTGAAATCGTGGAACTTATTAGAGGCTAGCGTAGGCTTAGCATCAATAAATTCTATAATAGACCCGAAAGGTGATAGAGAGGGTAGTGGTTTAGATTTAGCTTTGGAAGTAGGTAAGGGGAAGAGGATTGTGATGATAGGAAAGTTCCCTAGAATAGAGGAGTTTAAGAAGGTAGCAAGGGAGTTTGTAGTATTAGAGATAAACCCTTACCTCGTTGACCCATCAAACGAAGTGTATTTATCAACTGCATCAGAATACTTTATTCCTAATGCTGATGTAGTAATAATTACTGCAAGTGCTATAATAAACAAGTCCATAGACAGGCTATTAGAACTATCTAGAAACGCTTATACAATACTAGTTGGTCCAAGTACTCCAATGTTAGATACACTGTTTGAGTTTGGGGTTGATGCGTTAGCTGGAATTAAGGTGAATAACGCACAAAGGCTAATGAAGAAGATAAGGCAAGGATTAGGAATGATTGATCCAAAAAAATTGGAAGGAGATCTTTCTTTCATTATAAAATTCAGGTAA
- a CDS encoding carboxypeptidase M32 produces MYEDIWSIEHAISLLGWDIQTYMPPSGANARGEALARLSNIRRKLLLSIRKDVEKLEPKNEREEGLKRVLEREYKYIDSVPEELDMKLNKITSEATVVWREARTKNDFKLFKPYLEQIIELNREIAQRLGYNDHIYSALLDLYEEGFTTNEADRVFNELLPNLSRILNKLDDKFTRKYHFEDDKYDISVMSRIIEKIAFEILKMPRDRFRIDISPHPFTTSMSRDDVRITVRYEGYDFKRVIFSLIHESGHAIYELQIDRELEYTPLARSPSMGLHESQSRFWENVIGRSLEFTRLIYPYLNVKDPVEDVYYYFNNVKRQPIRVDADEVTYNFHIAIRYEIEKKAIEGSINASDFPSLFDDLMEKYLGIRPRNVGEGVLQDVHWSQGSFGYFPTYTLGNIIAGMTYYHLKREIGFNVNDIDGIKEWLRNKIHKYGAIYPPKELQLKAFNEAYNPARLIQYLEEKYV; encoded by the coding sequence ATGTACGAAGATATTTGGTCGATCGAGCACGCAATAAGTCTACTTGGGTGGGATATACAAACCTACATGCCACCTTCTGGAGCTAATGCTAGGGGAGAAGCTTTAGCGAGATTGAGTAATATTAGGAGGAAATTATTGTTAAGTATTAGGAAAGACGTAGAGAAATTAGAACCAAAAAATGAGAGGGAAGAGGGATTAAAGAGAGTGTTAGAAAGGGAATATAAGTACATTGATAGTGTACCGGAAGAGTTAGATATGAAATTGAATAAGATAACTTCAGAAGCTACTGTAGTTTGGAGAGAAGCTAGGACTAAGAACGATTTTAAATTATTTAAACCCTACTTAGAGCAAATAATTGAACTCAATAGGGAAATAGCCCAAAGATTAGGATATAATGATCACATTTACTCAGCATTGTTAGACTTATATGAAGAGGGGTTTACTACAAATGAAGCTGATAGGGTTTTCAATGAACTTTTGCCGAATTTATCTAGAATTTTAAATAAGTTAGATGACAAATTTACTAGAAAATATCACTTCGAGGATGACAAGTACGACATTAGTGTAATGAGCAGAATAATCGAGAAAATAGCTTTTGAGATTTTGAAGATGCCTAGGGATAGGTTTAGGATAGATATTTCACCTCATCCTTTTACAACTTCAATGAGTAGAGATGACGTAAGAATCACTGTTAGATATGAGGGATACGACTTCAAGAGGGTAATATTTTCATTAATACATGAAAGTGGACATGCCATATATGAACTACAAATTGACCGTGAACTGGAATACACTCCATTAGCTAGATCTCCCTCAATGGGCTTACATGAGTCACAGTCTAGATTTTGGGAAAATGTAATAGGAAGGAGTTTAGAGTTTACCAGGTTAATCTACCCATACTTAAACGTAAAGGACCCAGTCGAGGATGTGTATTATTATTTCAATAATGTGAAAAGGCAACCAATAAGAGTTGACGCTGACGAAGTTACATATAATTTCCACATAGCTATAAGGTATGAGATAGAGAAGAAGGCTATTGAAGGGAGTATTAACGCAAGCGACTTTCCTTCACTATTTGATGATCTAATGGAAAAATATTTGGGAATAAGACCTAGAAATGTAGGAGAAGGAGTTTTACAAGACGTTCACTGGAGTCAAGGATCGTTTGGATACTTTCCAACTTACACTCTAGGAAACATTATAGCTGGAATGACTTACTATCATTTAAAAAGGGAAATTGGGTTTAACGTAAATGACATAGACGGTATTAAGGAGTGGTTAAGGAATAAAATACACAAATACGGTGCAATTTACCCGCCTAAGGAACTTCAGCTTAAAGCGTTTAACGAGGCATATAATCCTGCTAGGCTTATACAGTATTTAGAGGAGAAATACGTTTAA
- a CDS encoding ATP-binding cassette domain-containing protein, translating to MLQAINVNLIIDRKSVIKNVNLNVSKNERIGIVGLHHAGKTLLMEVLAGDMKPSKGKVLLDGEKIDKRKICYIPQFPKFPLVLKAKEIMSYIGKDFLSLLDEVEIDKEKKVKDMSFDEKRRLYYALSLPFSPKYLLIDDISFISRSTREIVSRFKGGVIIAHHNLRDVWDLVDKIAVMSDGKIVFSSLKEDFEYKIIKYKDENEKDEEAWVKLKDDSLKKVLIERGIKFQEINVTPDEVFLHFYARS from the coding sequence GTGCTACAAGCGATTAATGTTAATTTGATAATAGATAGAAAATCAGTTATAAAGAACGTCAATCTGAACGTTAGTAAAAACGAGAGGATAGGAATTGTTGGTTTACATCACGCTGGTAAAACCTTATTGATGGAAGTATTAGCTGGGGATATGAAACCTTCTAAAGGAAAAGTATTATTGGATGGAGAGAAAATTGATAAGCGAAAGATATGCTATATTCCTCAGTTTCCAAAGTTTCCTTTAGTTCTGAAGGCTAAAGAGATAATGAGTTATATAGGCAAAGATTTTCTCAGTTTGCTTGATGAAGTCGAAATCGATAAGGAGAAGAAGGTAAAGGACATGTCATTTGATGAAAAAAGGAGGCTCTATTACGCTTTATCGTTACCTTTCTCTCCAAAATATTTATTAATAGACGACATCTCATTTATTTCACGTTCGACTAGGGAGATAGTAAGTAGGTTCAAAGGAGGAGTAATTATAGCTCATCATAACCTAAGAGATGTTTGGGATTTAGTTGATAAAATTGCAGTAATGTCTGACGGTAAAATTGTCTTTTCATCCCTTAAGGAAGACTTTGAGTATAAGATAATAAAATATAAGGATGAGAACGAGAAAGACGAGGAAGCTTGGGTGAAATTAAAAGATGATAGTTTAAAAAAAGTATTAATAGAAAGGGGTATAAAATTTCAAGAGATAAATGTGACGCCAGATGAGGTTTTCCTACATTTTTACGCTAGAAGTTAG
- a CDS encoding PD-(D/E)XK nuclease family protein, with product MVEAEEIKKVLLQNPSILVDVLTAKPEIIYEALAKLTPWQNLATKSDLENLRRELERRMSTKEDLENLRKEIESRTGNIENRMSTKEDIKKVRENFETQLKNIEKKFETFVNGIGGRWGVKTEEVFRKGVLELLSDAGFTIKRELLYDSSGFVYDEPSDVEIDIVVKDGRTIMVEITSGLKRGDIHTFLKKKEFYEKVKNVKIDEILVITSIVDDKYPDRIIARAQSLGIRIITPGDID from the coding sequence GTGGTAGAAGCTGAAGAGATAAAGAAGGTATTACTACAAAACCCATCGATTCTAGTTGATGTCCTCACTGCGAAGCCTGAAATAATTTATGAGGCATTAGCGAAGTTAACACCATGGCAGAATTTGGCTACTAAGAGCGATTTAGAGAACCTCAGGAGAGAGTTGGAGAGGAGAATGTCTACTAAAGAAGATCTGGAAAACCTTAGGAAAGAAATAGAGAGTAGAACAGGAAATATTGAGAATAGAATGTCTACTAAGGAAGACATAAAGAAGGTTAGAGAGAATTTCGAGACACAATTAAAGAACATAGAGAAAAAGTTTGAGACCTTTGTGAACGGTATTGGAGGTAGGTGGGGAGTAAAAACGGAAGAGGTCTTCAGAAAAGGTGTTCTAGAACTGCTAAGTGATGCAGGATTTACCATAAAGAGAGAACTACTTTATGATAGTTCTGGCTTTGTATATGATGAACCCTCAGATGTAGAGATAGACATTGTTGTAAAAGACGGGAGGACAATAATGGTAGAAATTACTTCTGGTCTAAAGAGAGGTGATATACATACTTTCCTTAAGAAGAAGGAATTTTATGAAAAGGTAAAGAATGTAAAAATTGACGAAATTTTAGTTATAACGTCTATAGTTGATGATAAATACCCAGATAGGATTATTGCCAGAGCACAGAGTTTAGGAATAAGAATTATTACACCAGGGGATATCGACTGA
- a CDS encoding class I SAM-dependent methyltransferase translates to MEILENIFKRSLREYLKEADEVNDRIEKILRNSFPYALSKSKRGILYAIVKHVNPSIVIETGIGPGVSSTIILSALTNGTLYSIDVRDKLENGKPIGFLVPEELRHKWKVYIGESRIMLPKILNEVKKVDIFLHDSEHTFENVMFELTTVWEKLEKGGIILIDNLDFTEAPRVFSRNMGINLYRLSDEAGGLGLIIK, encoded by the coding sequence ATGGAAATATTAGAAAATATATTTAAGAGGAGCCTACGTGAATACTTAAAAGAGGCTGATGAGGTAAATGATAGGATAGAAAAAATTTTACGTAACTCTTTCCCTTATGCTTTAAGTAAAAGTAAGAGGGGAATACTTTATGCGATAGTAAAGCATGTTAATCCAAGTATAGTCATTGAGACTGGAATAGGTCCAGGTGTGTCCTCAACTATAATACTTTCAGCCCTTACTAATGGAACTCTTTACTCAATAGATGTTAGAGATAAATTAGAAAACGGTAAACCAATCGGTTTCTTAGTACCAGAGGAACTTCGCCATAAATGGAAGGTTTACATTGGGGAGAGTAGAATAATGTTACCTAAGATATTAAACGAAGTAAAGAAAGTCGATATTTTCCTACACGATAGTGAGCATACGTTTGAAAACGTAATGTTTGAGTTAACTACGGTTTGGGAAAAGTTGGAAAAAGGAGGGATAATACTCATTGATAACTTAGATTTCACTGAAGCGCCCCGGGTGTTTTCAAGAAACATGGGTATCAATTTGTATAGATTGTCAGATGAAGCAGGAGGTCTAGGATTGATAATAAAATGA
- the thiC gene encoding phosphomethylpyrimidine synthase ThiC: MSIIDEARNGIITDEIKKISKIEKVSPDKIRRRVAEGKVIVIRNIRRPSKRIIAIGKGLTTKVNVNIGTSSEVVNLDMELEKVKISNRWGDTLMDLSTGGDLDYIRRRIIEASDLPVGTVPVYQVFIESFKKKSGGAYFSEDDLLNTIEKHLKDGVAFMTIHAGITKEMGIKALKSNRIIPIVSRGGDMILGWMIHNNSENPYRKNWSYVLEMFKEYDAVISLGDALRPGAIGDAHDEFQIGELIETARLAKDAINKGVQVMIEGPGHVPLNEIAWDVKLMKKLSNSVPYYVLGPLPIDVGAPYDHIASAIGAAIASASGADLLCYLTPAEHLSLPNVNQVEEGAVAYRIAAHAGDVVKLKRRKWDDEVSYYRGKLEWDKMISKLIYPEKAMEVYTQFGKPNVRACTMCGGYCPMMWAMDQVRKLGL, from the coding sequence ATGAGTATAATAGATGAAGCGAGAAACGGAATCATAACGGATGAGATAAAAAAGATAAGTAAAATAGAAAAAGTAAGTCCAGATAAGATAAGAAGGAGAGTAGCTGAAGGAAAGGTCATTGTTATTAGAAACATTAGGAGACCCAGTAAGAGAATAATTGCCATTGGTAAGGGATTGACAACAAAGGTTAACGTGAATATTGGAACTTCGAGCGAAGTTGTAAACTTAGACATGGAATTAGAGAAAGTTAAGATTTCCAATAGATGGGGAGATACGTTAATGGACTTATCGACTGGCGGAGATTTAGACTACATAAGGAGAAGAATTATAGAAGCTAGTGATTTACCTGTGGGAACAGTACCAGTCTATCAAGTGTTCATAGAGTCATTTAAGAAGAAGAGTGGTGGGGCATATTTCTCAGAAGATGATTTGCTAAATACCATAGAGAAACACTTGAAGGACGGAGTTGCGTTCATGACTATCCATGCAGGAATAACTAAGGAAATGGGTATTAAAGCGTTGAAGAGTAATAGGATAATTCCAATAGTGTCTAGGGGAGGTGATATGATATTAGGGTGGATGATACACAACAACTCTGAGAATCCTTATAGAAAGAACTGGTCCTATGTGTTAGAAATGTTTAAGGAGTACGATGCCGTAATATCGTTAGGAGATGCTCTAAGACCTGGGGCTATTGGTGATGCACATGATGAGTTCCAGATAGGAGAGTTGATAGAGACCGCTAGATTAGCTAAAGACGCTATAAACAAAGGTGTTCAAGTTATGATTGAGGGGCCAGGTCATGTCCCCTTGAATGAAATAGCCTGGGACGTTAAGCTGATGAAAAAGTTAAGCAACAGTGTCCCGTATTATGTTCTCGGTCCCTTGCCAATAGATGTAGGAGCACCTTATGATCATATCGCATCCGCAATAGGTGCAGCAATAGCTTCAGCCTCTGGAGCAGACTTGTTATGCTACTTAACCCCAGCTGAACACTTAAGTTTACCTAACGTTAACCAGGTAGAGGAAGGGGCAGTAGCTTATAGAATAGCTGCCCACGCTGGAGACGTTGTAAAACTGAAGAGAAGGAAGTGGGACGATGAGGTAAGTTACTATAGAGGAAAATTGGAATGGGATAAGATGATAAGTAAGCTGATATATCCTGAAAAAGCTATGGAAGTTTATACTCAGTTTGGGAAGCCTAACGTAAGGGCGTGTACAATGTGTGGAGGTTATTGTCCAATGATGTGGGCCATGGATCAAGTTAGAAAGTTAGGTCTATAA
- a CDS encoding ATP cone domain-containing protein, protein MVRIKKRNGEYEEFNETKLYNSIIATGASPEVAHDIVEEVKKKLKEGMSTDEIRRIVMIKLKELDPNALEAWKFYDRIMKGRITFDDGKAIVVEKGHLYLGRKVSDFGGKGLINSDQVKEILDELQEDLDYGLSRATINARLYALFMGVLRSKQMPKNEKEKSVKLINEFREKLGWKPYELKRPIE, encoded by the coding sequence ATGGTAAGGATAAAGAAAAGAAATGGAGAATATGAAGAGTTTAACGAGACTAAACTATATAACTCAATTATTGCAACCGGAGCGTCTCCAGAAGTGGCTCACGATATCGTAGAGGAGGTTAAAAAGAAGTTAAAGGAAGGTATGTCTACAGATGAGATAAGGAGGATAGTCATGATTAAGCTTAAGGAATTAGACCCTAACGCACTAGAAGCTTGGAAGTTTTACGATAGAATAATGAAAGGGAGAATAACTTTTGATGATGGAAAAGCAATAGTTGTGGAAAAGGGACATTTATATCTAGGAAGGAAGGTCTCAGACTTTGGCGGTAAAGGACTCATAAATTCTGATCAAGTAAAGGAGATATTAGATGAGTTACAAGAAGACTTAGATTACGGTTTAAGTAGAGCAACAATTAATGCTAGACTATACGCATTATTTATGGGAGTCTTGAGAAGTAAACAGATGCCTAAAAACGAGAAAGAGAAATCAGTCAAATTGATTAATGAGTTTAGGGAGAAATTAGGATGGAAGCCTTACGAGTTAAAAAGACCAATTGAATAA
- a CDS encoding sulfurtransferase TusA family protein, protein MVSELRISKTLDVRGMYCPGPVLETAKAIKQINVGEVLEVLATDPAAKPDIEAWARRTGNQILDIKQDNGVTRILIKRVK, encoded by the coding sequence TTGGTGTCAGAGCTTAGGATTTCTAAGACTTTGGATGTTAGGGGTATGTATTGCCCTGGTCCCGTTTTGGAGACTGCTAAGGCTATTAAGCAGATTAATGTTGGTGAGGTTTTGGAGGTTTTAGCTACTGATCCTGCTGCTAAGCCAGATATTGAGGCTTGGGCTAGGAGGACTGGTAATCAGATATTGGATATTAAGCAAGATAATGGTGTAACTAGAATATTAATTAAAAGAGTGAAGTAA
- a CDS encoding DUF3834 domain-containing protein produces MLITAPFAGPVSFPLLVAKVYGKLDFTLKDISETNKPGDVILDSITNLPGYSVDYKIVAGVYVKMYSLVGNKSSKKIFTIRKGTLADYNARLYALLTGKDEVINTTPDEAIREARRENLALVGIEVEVGDSFEEEMARLNSWVPSCMIYSKIDAEDVLKAYKEGIRIIKEDPKGSALIISSLSKYYTQEVMERIIGIYNHALTQKKEDLLRSIEVYSKVLPSVKKLKIDNT; encoded by the coding sequence ATGCTTATAACGGCACCTTTTGCAGGTCCGGTATCATTTCCTTTACTAGTAGCTAAAGTGTATGGAAAGTTAGACTTCACACTAAAAGACATATCTGAAACTAACAAACCGGGGGATGTTATACTAGATTCGATAACTAACTTACCAGGTTATAGTGTAGACTATAAGATAGTAGCAGGAGTATATGTGAAGATGTACTCTTTAGTTGGGAACAAAAGCTCAAAAAAGATATTCACAATAAGGAAAGGTACTCTGGCTGATTATAATGCTAGACTTTACGCACTACTCACTGGCAAGGATGAAGTGATTAATACTACACCAGACGAGGCTATAAGGGAAGCTAGAAGGGAAAATTTAGCGTTAGTTGGAATTGAGGTTGAGGTTGGAGATAGTTTTGAGGAAGAGATGGCAAGACTTAACTCTTGGGTCCCATCTTGTATGATATACTCTAAAATTGATGCGGAAGATGTTCTGAAAGCTTACAAAGAGGGGATAAGGATAATTAAAGAGGATCCAAAAGGTTCAGCTCTAATTATATCATCACTTTCAAAGTACTACACTCAAGAAGTGATGGAGAGGATAATAGGCATTTACAATCACGCTCTAACGCAAAAGAAAGAGGATTTACTAAGGTCAATTGAGGTTTATTCTAAAGTATTACCAAGCGTGAAAAAGTTAAAGATTGATAATACGTAA
- a CDS encoding glycosyltransferase family 2 protein encodes MKYCLYGTVYNNANYVRDSIKSFFSPIYDKIVIVDSFSTDGTYEILKEMEKEYNLTILRYKSSRGKGMDYAIRYCPDGSITAYIHLDVIYNKNLEKAMELNIDKLSISGFQPIFIAYKETIVEKGGWKDLNAGEDSELVTRIGVNTFFPLVVGYNSKVIGLREGRYASSKIGKLKRIWRIQTDHFRAGNNLDEVRLRRIPIYLPFYISALLKGRYMNQKGIGNRLYSIYLFITNLKDPTDFGFNRNDMFFSMLLRDLAIIKRKMKVDLNSEFCHKIPYVKKALSKSRHNFFRLYYYSEDLMKKFLDFNNAEIVKYE; translated from the coding sequence ATGAAATATTGTCTATATGGTACAGTTTATAATAACGCTAACTACGTTAGGGACAGTATTAAATCCTTCTTCTCTCCTATATACGATAAGATAGTTATAGTTGACTCGTTTTCCACAGACGGAACTTACGAGATTCTAAAGGAAATGGAAAAAGAATACAATTTAACAATATTGAGATATAAATCTTCTAGAGGAAAAGGAATGGACTATGCTATTAGGTATTGTCCAGATGGTTCCATAACAGCATATATTCATTTGGATGTAATATATAATAAAAACCTAGAAAAAGCTATGGAATTAAACATAGATAAGTTAAGTATAAGTGGGTTTCAACCAATTTTCATTGCATATAAAGAGACCATTGTTGAGAAGGGAGGATGGAAAGACTTAAACGCAGGGGAGGATAGCGAGTTAGTGACCAGAATAGGAGTAAACACATTTTTTCCCTTAGTGGTAGGATATAACTCAAAGGTAATTGGACTAAGAGAAGGTAGATATGCCTCTTCCAAGATAGGTAAGTTAAAGAGGATATGGAGAATCCAAACGGATCATTTTAGAGCTGGTAACAATTTGGACGAAGTGAGGTTAAGAAGAATTCCTATTTACCTACCATTCTATATATCAGCATTGCTTAAAGGTAGATATATGAATCAGAAGGGAATAGGCAATAGATTGTACAGTATTTATTTATTCATAACTAATCTTAAAGATCCAACTGACTTTGGGTTTAATAGAAACGATATGTTTTTCTCTATGTTGTTAAGGGATTTAGCGATCATAAAAAGAAAGATGAAGGTGGACCTAAATTCAGAGTTTTGCCATAAAATACCTTACGTAAAAAAGGCCTTATCGAAATCAAGGCATAATTTCTTTAGATTATATTACTATAGTGAAGATTTAATGAAGAAGTTTCTAGATTTCAATAATGCTGAAATAGTGAAATATGAGTGA
- a CDS encoding GIY-YIG nuclease family protein: MKRSYVVFFECEDGKIKVKSGREFEIDKGIYAYVGSCGRYCDKRISRHLTIEKKKLHWHVDYLSYLCEPLGVIVLQKGEKEIASTLSSIFSSIKDFGSTDDKVNRSHLFKVEIDKAIKVLLKNTY, translated from the coding sequence ATGAAGAGAAGTTATGTAGTATTTTTCGAGTGTGAAGACGGAAAGATTAAAGTAAAGAGTGGAAGGGAGTTTGAAATAGATAAAGGGATTTACGCTTATGTAGGTTCATGTGGAAGATATTGTGATAAAAGGATTTCTAGGCATCTGACGATAGAGAAAAAGAAGTTACACTGGCACGTTGATTACTTATCATACCTATGTGAACCTTTAGGCGTTATTGTATTACAGAAGGGTGAGAAGGAGATTGCGTCAACATTATCCTCAATATTCTCATCAATTAAAGACTTCGGATCCACTGACGATAAGGTCAATCGAAGTCATTTGTTCAAGGTAGAGATTGACAAGGCTATTAAAGTTTTACTCAAGAATACATATTAA
- the ilvD gene encoding dihydroxy-acid dehydratase yields the protein MPKLNSPSRYHGIYNAPHRAFLRSIGLTDVEIQKPLVALATAWSEAGPCNFHTLTLARVAKEGVKEAGLTPLAFPTMVVNDNIGMGSEGMRYSLVSRDLIADMVEAQFNAHAFDALVGIGGCDKTTPGILMAMARLNVPSIYVYGGSAEPGFFLGRRLTIEDVHEAIGAYIGKKIGEYELYEIEKRAHPTLGTCAGLFTANTMASMSEALGMALPGSASPTATSSRRVMYVRETGKSIGILLENGIKSRDILTYEAFENAITTLMAMGGSTNAVLHLLAIAYEAGVKLTLDDFNRISRKTPYIASMKPGGEYVMADLDEVGGVPLVLKKLLEHGLLHGDVLTVTGKTMKQNLEEYKLPNVSHSHIVRDPSNPFKPRGGIVILKGSLAPEGAVIKVAATNVTKFEGKAKVYNSEDDAFKGIQNNEVKEGEVVVIRYEGPKGAPGMPEMLRVTAAIMGAGLNNVAMVTDGRFSGATRGPMVGHVAPEAMVGGPIAVVQDGDTIVIDVENERLDLKLPEEEIKNRLKKWSPPEPRYKSGLLAKYASLVSQASMGAVTKPVF from the coding sequence ATGCCTAAGTTAAATAGTCCTTCAAGATATCATGGAATATATAATGCACCTCATAGAGCGTTCCTCAGATCTATAGGTTTAACTGACGTCGAAATACAAAAACCATTAGTTGCATTAGCTACAGCATGGAGTGAAGCTGGACCATGTAATTTTCATACATTAACCTTAGCCAGAGTTGCAAAAGAAGGTGTTAAAGAAGCTGGTTTAACTCCATTAGCTTTTCCCACGATGGTAGTTAACGATAACATAGGTATGGGAAGCGAGGGGATGAGGTATAGTTTAGTTAGTAGAGACTTGATAGCTGATATGGTTGAGGCTCAATTTAACGCCCATGCATTTGACGCATTAGTAGGGATTGGTGGGTGTGATAAGACAACTCCAGGCATTTTAATGGCTATGGCTAGGTTAAATGTTCCATCAATCTACGTCTATGGAGGCTCAGCTGAGCCAGGGTTTTTCTTAGGAAGGAGATTAACCATAGAAGATGTTCATGAAGCTATTGGTGCTTACATAGGGAAAAAGATAGGCGAGTATGAATTGTATGAAATAGAGAAAAGGGCTCATCCAACTTTGGGCACTTGTGCTGGTTTATTTACGGCAAATACAATGGCTAGTATGTCTGAAGCCTTGGGAATGGCGTTACCGGGTAGTGCTTCTCCAACAGCTACTTCGTCGAGAAGAGTGATGTATGTCAGAGAGACTGGAAAGAGTATAGGCATACTCTTGGAAAACGGAATAAAATCAAGGGATATACTTACATATGAAGCCTTTGAAAACGCAATTACTACCTTAATGGCTATGGGAGGTTCAACAAACGCAGTATTACATTTATTAGCAATAGCTTATGAAGCAGGAGTAAAATTAACTCTAGACGATTTTAATAGAATTTCTAGAAAAACACCTTATATTGCTAGTATGAAGCCCGGTGGAGAATATGTAATGGCTGATCTAGATGAAGTTGGAGGTGTTCCTTTAGTTTTAAAGAAGCTACTAGAGCATGGTTTATTGCACGGTGACGTGCTCACCGTTACTGGGAAGACTATGAAACAAAACCTAGAAGAGTACAAATTACCTAATGTCTCGCACTCTCATATAGTTAGAGATCCCAGTAATCCGTTTAAACCTAGGGGAGGTATTGTAATATTAAAGGGATCATTAGCCCCAGAAGGTGCTGTCATAAAGGTTGCCGCAACTAATGTGACTAAGTTTGAGGGAAAAGCAAAGGTATATAACTCAGAGGATGATGCATTCAAAGGAATACAAAATAATGAGGTTAAGGAGGGAGAAGTGGTAGTAATAAGATATGAAGGTCCTAAAGGCGCCCCTGGTATGCCAGAGATGTTAAGAGTTACTGCTGCAATAATGGGAGCTGGATTGAATAACGTAGCAATGGTAACTGATGGGAGGTTTTCTGGGGCAACGAGAGGACCTATGGTAGGTCATGTAGCCCCGGAAGCTATGGTCGGAGGACCTATAGCTGTAGTTCAAGATGGAGATACTATAGTAATAGATGTGGAGAATGAGAGACTCGATTTAAAGTTACCAGAAGAGGAAATAAAGAATAGGTTAAAGAAGTGGTCTCCACCAGAGCCTAGATATAAGTCTGGTTTATTAGCGAAGTACGCCTCATTAGTTAGTCAAGCATCAATGGGAGCTGTAACTAAACCAGTTTTTTAA